The genomic window CAAGTATCCGTTTTTTGAGACTAGCTTGCTTTTCATTCGGTAAACCCAAAGATAACAGTAACTGAGTGAAACATTTAGCCCCTAAAGCCCGTCCAACCCCACTAGGGCCAGCAAAAAGATAGGCAGGAGCAATACGGTTTTTAGCGATCGCCTGTTGCAATAAAGCAACCCCAGAGGGTTGTCCTATCAGTTGTCGAAAATGATTCATTTTTATAAGATGGCCGCAGTCTCGTCAATAATCTATCTATAGGAATAACATTTATGGCTCGCTATACATCTTCTTTCGTTGCCAATGCTACGGTAGAGCAGGTTCCTACCCTACTAACTGAAGTGTTAGAATCCTGTGATTTTGGCATCGTTTATCAAGCAACTGATTATCTGATGGCCAAAGAAACCCCTGGAAAAGTCCCCTTTTCTAAAATAGTCAGTATCGAAATTTTAATTGAAAGTACCGTTGCCAAAAAAAATGAGGTTCCTGTGACCTTCGTCGTCAAAAATGACGAACTCCCCTTAAACCCTAACAACCACTGTCAACAACGCTTTCAACAACTACAAACCGCTTTAAAACAAAGTCAACAATGGCGTTCAATTACTGCCGTCCCTAGTTAATCAGATTCTTTAGTATCGTCATCATAATCCATCATCGCAGGATCAATGAGGGTAATATCGAAGGGATCATGACTGGGTAAGGTGGGGAACTTATCTCGTTGGCGATACTGGTACATAGCAAACACCTGGGGTCCAAACACAATTTCATCCCCATCTTGGAGATCGTAGGATGCTTGTTTAATCTTAGCCTGATTAATTAACAAGCCATTAACACTCCGTTTCCCTTCTAGATCCCCATCAACAATG from Crocosphaera subtropica ATCC 51142 includes these protein-coding regions:
- a CDS encoding FHA domain-containing protein, which produces MAEKSVLPQREHFLIIEDDKGRQEILLREPTYSIGRSHDCDIRLRSQFVSRHHATLHRRIREDGSSYYRIVDGDLEGKRSVNGLLINQAKIKQASYDLQDGDEIVFGPQVFAMYQYRQRDKFPTLPSHDPFDITLIDPAMMDYDDDTKESD